The genomic window CATGCACGAGTCCGACAAACTGATGGGAATCACCGTCCTCGCGCTGGTGTTGTTGGGGCTGGCCGCAGCCCTTTTCACGCGGGGTTAACGCCCGTGTGGGCGTCTGTGTTTCTGGGTGGAGATAGGCAATCGGCCGGGTCATGCCGCCACCCCATCAAACTTCCCGGCCTCAGCGCCCCAGCAGTCCCAGCCCGGACGGCCTTCCCGGCTGAACAGATCGGCCTTGGCCGTGCCCGGAAGGGCGCGGTCCAGCATCTGGCGCATTTCTTCCGTCTTGCGGCTATGCTCGCGGCGCTGGGCCAGGATCAGGTTGCGTTCGGTCCTGCGCCATCCCAGCGGCATCCGCCCCCGCTTGGCGATGATGAACGGCTCACAGGCGTCGCGGGCCACATAGCCCGTGCCAAAGCAGGGCAGGCCCTCAACCGTGATCTTGGCCCAGGACCCTCCGCTGGACGGCTCAAACCCCCAGGCACGCACCAGATCGACATGCGCGCCGATGGCCACCAGCGGCCAGGTACACCACAGGATCAGGATGGCCCCATCCCGGTGCGCCAGATCGGCCACGGGCAGCGCCTTGATATCGTCCATGGTCATGCAGCCATAATGCTGGCTGGCGCTCTTGCCCTGCCCCTTGTCGGAATAGGTGTCAAAGCTCCAGGGCGGGTCCGCCAGGATTACGCGATATCCGCCCAGCGTCATTGGGTGGAGGGGATGGGTCATGCGGCCTCTCCCGCATCGGTCGCCGCACCCTGGGCCGCGCCTTGGGCCGCGGGCGCAAACGCCGTCAGGGCCGCCTGAATATCGGCATTCATGCCCGTCAACTGTTGCGAAAGCCGGGCCAGCCCGTCATAGGTGCGGGTAACGCCCGACCGCAGAACCACGGCGACGGCCCGAACCACATCTTCATTGCTGAAGAATGTTAGGTCGGGATGGATGGCCTGCAGCTTCTGCTTGATCTGTCGCCACTCGCGCAGTTCGTAACCCGCTTCGCTTCTGGCCGCCTGAACCGCCCGCTCGGTATTGGCGCGCTCCGCTTCCTGTGCATCCTGGCGGGCCTTGTTCAACAGGCTGGCAAGGCTGTCCTTGTCCATGGGCCGTGCAGCGGCGCGCACCATGGCCGCCATGAAAGTGCGATCCAGCGGTGCTGCCGGGGTTTGCATGGGCTGCTTGCGGGTGAACAGCTTGTCACCCTTCAGTTCAATCAGGCCCCATGCCGTCGGCAATTCATCAACCGGCACCACGCCGGCGGGTGCGACGATGCTGAACAGGTCCAGATACCGCGCCAGTTCCTCTGCCTTTGCCGGCTCTTTCAACTCGCGACGCCAGTCGGCCCGCGACACCTTGATTTCCAGACCATGCAGGGTCAGGCCCCGCGACGGCCACAGGCTCATGCAGACGCAGTCCAGATGGCGGCGGGCATTATGGCCGGTGGCGGCCGCCACCTCCCAACCCAGGGCATACTCGCTTTCGGGATAGGTGCGACGGATTGCGGCCCTTATGTCGGCGGCGGTGACAGGTGCGGCGGTCATGCCGGCACCTCGGGTGCGGGCATGATGGCGAAGTGCTTCTCCACGTTCGACGTGCTGAGTGCGTGCCCAGCTTCCCAGAGGTCGTGCTTGTCGACCCAAGCAGTGATGATGCGGTGCAGGTCGGCCTGCAGAGTGTCGTCGGAGGCAAGGGCCTCGAAAATCTCGTCGGACAGATCGTGCTTGCGCGGGTCACTCACCGCCACCTGGGTGGCAAGAATGGGGTCGCCAGCACGGACAATCGCCGCTGAGATCGCGGCGCGGCACTGCGCGTCCATATCCTCATGATCAGCAATCCAGGCCCGGGTAAATGCCTCGGACAGTTCCCCCTCAAAGTCGGCGTCTTGATTGCAGTCGGCCAAGTATGCCGTCAGGTGGTCGAACACCTCGCCGCCGTTGATCAGGGCATCAGCCGCCGCTTCGTTCAACTCGCCATGAACGTGCATGCGAATGCGCCTTACCTCGCCGACCTCAAAGCTGTCGTCGTCGCCGTGATATTCGCGGGCGGCTTTGAGCGCGGCATCGCGCGTCGGAAAGTCGATCTCCCAGACGCCCCCATGCGTTGAGAAGCCGAACATGGGTTTCGCCGTTGCCACGGCTGGCGCGACCTCCACCACCGGCACGGCAGCGGGCGCAGGCGGCGCAGGGATAAAGGCCATCGCTGCAACAGAAGCGGCCCCGCCAAGAAATGCGCGTCGGGATACCTGTGCGTCGTGCGTCATCCCATAACCCTCCCCGTCATCGGCACCTTGAAGGACCGCAACACATTCTCAACCTCGGCCACGGAACGGCAGGTAGCCACCCAGCAGCCGGCCACGCGCAGCGCTTCCTGCGTGACTTTCTGCGCCTGGCTCAGCTGCCCCCGCTTCGTACCGGCTTCGTCATCGGCGTCGGTCTTCAGCTCGATCCAAAGGACACGGGCGCGGTCGATCACCAGGATGTCCGGCACCCCAGCTTTCAGGCCCATGGCCTTGAGTTGGCCCCCACGCGCCTTGCCGCCACCGCCGGCCGGAAACGCCGTCCAGAAGGTGCGCGGATCGGTCAGCACCAGGGTCAGGAACTCGGCCACGGCCTTTTGCAGATCCTGCTCCGGTGCCCGGCGCGGACGCGGCGCGCGGCCCGCACGGCGGATCGTATTCGCGGCCTCGCGCTGCATCTGCTGGATCAGCGCGGCGGCGTTGCGGGCCAGGGTCGATGGCTGGGGCTTCATGTGGCTTGACCCCCAGCCTTGGCAGGTTCAACCGGCGACAAAACAGCACAAAGGTCCAGCACACGGGCCCAGCGACACAGCTGCTCCAGATCGGGCGCGGTATGAGCGCTTTCCCATGAATGCACCGTGCGCTCCGATACGCCGATCAGGGCCGCAACTTCTTTCTGGCTGCGCCCGGCTTCTGCCCGCGCGCGCCGCAGCTTGCCCAGAATGGTGAGGCTGTCCTTATCCGCGCCCATGGTCATTCGATCCCCAGCGCGGCCTTGTACAGCTCCAGCAGGCTGTCCATTTCCTGCCGGTCTTCCTTTTCCATCGCGCGGATGCGGATGATCTGGCGCATGACCTTGGTGTCAAACCCGGTACCCTTGGCCTCGGCATAAATGTCTTTGATATCGTCCTGGATACCCTTCTTCTCCTCCTCCAGGCGCTCAATACGCTCCACAAAGGACCGGAGACGGTCAGCGGCAATGCCGCCCACATCCTGACTGGTTGCTGCATCGCTCATAGTGCGATCCTCAATAGCTGGGGCGGCGACCGGTGCCGGCGCTGCTGTAGACGGGGATGCCGGCGGCGGTGCTGTCCGTGGGGGCGGCATAGCCGGGCTTGTCGGCGCGGGTGATCTGTCCTGCCGCCACGCGGCGCTCAATCTCGGCCCGCAACTCCGGACTGACATCGCGGGCTGTGGGCGTCTTGGCGGCCGGGGACGGGCGGCGCTCGTAGATGCCGGTATTCATGTTGGGGCGGGGATTGATCGCACCTTTGGCAATCGCCGGCGGCTCGGTCCTGGTGATCGCCTTCGGGGCTGCCGGAATCGGTGCGGGCTTCGCCGCGACGACAGGCGCCACCTTGGGTGCTGCCGCCTTGGGCGCTGGCACTTCCTTCCCCTTGCGGATTGGCCCCTGCGACCAGGGCGTGGACCTGCCATCGGCCATGATGAACTGGCGGCGCATGTTCCCGACCTTGCCGACATGCTCCATGCGGCCCCAGCCATCCTCCCGCAGGACCTTCAGGACGTCCGGCGTGTTGCAGGGATGCATGTTGAGCGCCTGCCCGATCTCGACATTGCTGGGCACGGGCGTCTGCTCCTCGACACAGCGCAGCAGGATGGCGGCCAGCTTGTCCTTGCGGCGCGTGCCGGCGGGATCGACGATCGCCGCCTCTTCCGCCCGGCGCGCATTGGAGGCCGCCATATTCTCGGTGACGGGCCGGGCCGGCGGCTTCGGCTCGGGCAGCGGCGGCAGGGCGCTGGTGCGCCCATCCCACAGCGTGACCTGCCGCACCGGGGGCTGACCGCGCAGGATCGGATATTCGGGCCGTGGAGTGATGGTGCAGAAGCCCAGCCGCTTCAACATGGTGAAACAGCCGGAGATGGAGGCAACGTCGCCGCAGGCAGACCAGGATCCGTTGTACCGCGCCTTCAGCCAGGCCAGACAGCCATGCAGGCCCGGCATTACCTCGCCCGCCTCGACAATCTCCACGGCCAGCGTGGCGCAATGATCCAGATGCCGGGGCCCGTCGCGCACAACACCACCGGGCCATACCCCCCCCTGGGCCGGCGCGACACCGATGGGTGCGCCGGCCACGTCCGGGGCGTGTCCGGTATCGGCCTGTTGGGTCACATGATTGTCCTCCGGCATGCGCGCGGGCGCGGAATTCAATCCAGCCTCCACCAAACCGCCATCGTCATTTCGGGTCTGGATCGCGCTGGCCGGTACCTCGCCGGCGCTGGGAAGCGGTGCAATCACTTGATCACACCACGGGGTTTCTCGGCCCTGCGCATCCACGATCTGGCGACCAAAGGTGCCAGAGGCGGAACAGCCGCGGTGCCGAAGGGTCCAGCCTTCGACGCTGGCAATGCGGCTCAACAGCTTTGAGGCGCGGCGGCCGGCGGCATCCGTATCAGGGTCGGAGAAACCCAGGGCGCGGGCTACGACCGGATTGCCCTGCAAGGGCTCCCCCCGGTCAAGCAGCCCTTGGAAATAGGCTCTCGCTTCTTCGGTCTTGGTGCCGGGCTGAATGGGCCGTGGCGGGCCCTTATGGGCGCGCCGCCTTTCCCGGACATTCTCAACGGGTGCGGCGGCGGGCGCATCCATGGCAACGGCCAGAACCCAGCGCGCCAGCATGTCCAATTGCTCAACGGCGCTGCCGGACGGAAGGATGGCCCCACTGCGCAGCGCGGCGCAGGCCAGATCGCGGCGAATGGCGATGTGAAGGGGGATGTCCATCTCTCACCCCGCCTTCACAAGCTCGATGGAAACGACGTCGCCCTGGGCCGGCGGCTCCACCGCATCGCGAAGGGCGACGGCGCGGTCGATCACCTCCTGCGCCTCCCGTGCGATGTTGCGCCGCTCATGCAACTCTAGCCGGCCATCCTCCATGGCGCGCGTCACGGCGCCCGTCAGGTCGCCGACCTCCGCGCACAGGTGCAGCATGCGACGGTCGAGGGGTATGGGGGCTGTCTCGCGGCGAAGGCCTGACAGGATCGCCTCAACCTGCGCCTTGGCATGCGAGACAAAGACGGCGGGATATCCCCGCGCCGAAAGCAGCGCGTCCAGCTTGGCCGCATCCTCCAGCGTCAGGCGGGCCGCCTGATTGGGGTTGCTCTGCTTGGCAAGGGTGTTGCGCAGCATGCCAACCGATTCCAGGTCGGCGTCAGACAAGACGTGCAGCGCCTTGTCCAGGTGATCCTCAATGCTGCCGGGTTTGCGGTGGACGGCCATGTCCAAATTTCCCCAATCGGTTGGATTTGTCGGATGACGCGGGCGGCGTCATAACGGAAACACAGAAACCCGGACGTGGCGGACAGACCGATGCAGCCCTACTCCACCATCACCAGCGCGCATTCCGGCCCGGCGCAACGCTGCTCAGGCGGCATGCGACAGGTGCGGCCATGGGCGCAGGAACGTTGCTGGCGCTCTTGGCGCAGAGCCGCGTCTTTGGCTTCCAGCCGGCGCGTATCTTCGAAGGTAAATCCCCTGATGATATTGCCGATGAAGGGCCGGAGGTCCGGGGCGCGGAAGGCGGACTCAGACTGTTCAGGCATAGCGACACCCCCGAAACCGGAAAGAAATTGCGGGATTGGATGGGTCAGGGCGCGCCGGTGTGGACCGCGGCCTCGACCTTGCCCTGCATGAACGTTTCGACCCGCACTCGGGTGGAGCGACGCAACTCGCGCCCATCCCGCAGGTCAAAGACCAGCCGCGGGTCATTCACAGAAGACGTGCCAAAGGCGGTCGCGGTCATCCCGCGATCTGCCATGAAGCGCTCAATCTCGCTGAGTATGGGATCGTTGCCGGTGCTCATGCGGGGAAGATAATAGGAACATTCCTCTTTTGCAAGAGGATACTTCCTATTGGATTTTTCCTACAGGCATCGGGAAGATGCGCCATGGAACTCGATCAGCCACGCCTCAATATCCTTCGGCTTATCGCTGACAGCGAAAGCGACATGGCAAACGTGTCGAAGGCTGTCGGTAAGAGCCATTCCTATCTTCAGCAGTACATTAAGCGGGGTTCGCCCAGGCATCTGCCGGAAGATGTCCGCGAGGCCCTGGCTAAATTCTTCGCTGTCGATGAGGCGTTGTTTAGATCTGGTGATGCTTCAGTGAAGGCCGCAGCCGAAAAGTGGGGCGATGGCGGCGATGACCGTGATCCGCCCGCCGCCGCGCAGGCGCCAGAATTCAATGATGCAATATCAGAGCTGGATATCAGAGCGTCAGCAGGGCCGGGCGCGCTTGTCGAATCCGACATAGAGGCCGTGATCGACCATTGGCGCATTCCGCCTGCGGTCCTGCGGAATCAGACCGCTTCAACCACGGGAAGCCTGAAGATCATCACCGTGAAGGGCGACAGCATGGCGCCCGACTTCATGCCCGGCGAACGCGTCCTTGTGGACACGGCAGACAAACTGCCCTCCCCCGCCGGCGTGTTTGTGCTGTGGGATGGTTTCGGGTTGGTGATCAAGCGGGTCGAAATGATCCCCTACTCCAACCCGCCCATGGCCCGGCTGATCAGCCGCAACAGCCAGTTCCAGGCCTATGAATGCCTGGCGGAAGAAGTGCAAATCAGTGGCCGCGTCATTGGGAAGTGGCACTGGACGTAATCGCTTTCTGGCCGCACGCCGGGTTGTCGTCATTGATTGGATAGATTTTCCGCCTGCCGTTTGCGAGGCGGCAACGCTTGGTATTGCCTCAAAGTGAAATAGGATTTTTCCGCTTGACTGATAGGAAGTTTCCTATCATTCTCCCCCCGTCACCTGATCGACACCGGCTACAACGCCCCTAGGCGCCGCCCCGGATGCGTTGGGTGATGCCCGCCTCCCTGGGCAGGCCGACACGCAGCCCCTGTCGTGTCGGCCACCCGGGTGGCTGCCCCAGGGAGATCAAGACATGAACCCGAACAACACGGGGCGGCGTCGGCTGCCCCTCCTGCCGATGGCTGCCCTGATGGCCGCATCGGCCTGCACTGCGCCGCCGCCTGTCGATCCGTGCCTGCTGCGTCAGCAGCATGAAGATGGCAGCATCACCTGCCTGATCCCGCGCGGTGCAGCGCCGGCTCCTGCCGCCGCACCGGTCCCGGCCCGCACGCCGGTTGATCAGCTCCGCGCTGTTGGCGCAGGCGGTGCGGCATGAGCGACACTTCTCGGCCCCCAATGACCAGCGTCGATTTTGGCGAGGCAGTCGCGGCGGCTGTAGCCAGCATCCAGGCAAGCGGCGACATCGAAAGAATTATTCGCGAACAGATGGTCAAGACCATCAAGTCGGTGGTGGAGAGTTCATTTGCCTCATACGGCAAGTTCGGCGAGGCCTTGAAGGCGGAGATTGCCGGCAGTCTGCGGATCGGTCCTGGCTCCCTTGGTTTGGACGGTTACAACCAGATGGTCCTGAATGTTTGCCGGCAAGTGCTGCATGAGCGTCTGGACAAGGATGGCCGCGCCGCTATTGAAGATGCACTGACGGAACTTTTAGGCGAGAAGCCTCCCGCCCACATCCGGCTGTCGGATCTGGCGAAGCAGTTCGGCGAATGGGCCCGCGACAATGCCCATCTTGGCAACGCTGCGATTGAACTTCGCCCTTCGCAATATGGGGCCCGTTGGCTCACTTTCGGCTTTAACAACAAATACGGCGCCCGATCCCTCGTTAGGGACAGTTGCGAAGAATCAGTTGCTCGCTTTGCCGTCCATGAAGACGGTCGCATGTATGGCCTGAACGTCGAGGGGATCGACGTTTCCAAAGCCATCTTCTTCGGCAGCGGTATCCGCGGCTTCCTTCGCACCCTGTTTCAGATGCAGGTGGCCGGCACCTCAGTCGAAATCGACACTGAGGCACCTGAAGATTTCATGCTCGTTGAAGTCGATAGCGACGACTGATCCCGCCCGCGCTGGGGCCTTCGGGCACGCGCGTTTCCTCCCCCAAAACTCCCCCGGCGGGCGACAGGCTGCCAGGGACCTTCTTCCGGAGGGGCAGATGCACCGCAATCAATATCTGGTCATGGCCTGGGAAGCGTTCTGGATGACGGGCTTTTTCGCCACCGTCCTGATCGCCCTGCCTTTGCTGCTGGAAAGCTGAGGGCGCCATGGATTTCATTCTGGACCTATATCAGCATCAGCAGACGCAGCGTGGCGCGGTCGTGCCGGGGGACATGGCGGTGTGCAACCGCTGCCCATCCAGCTTCATGATCTCGCAACGGCTGGCCGGTGACGGTATCGCCCTGGTCGACATGTTCGCGCGTGGCGCCGAACTGAACCGGTGGCCGTAATGCAGCGCCCCACCCTGGCACTGATCCGCAACGGCCTCTCGGTCAGCATGGCCGAACCGGCCGTGCGCCTGACGCTGCCCGGCATCGACCTTATCGTCGCCGATCTGCGCGGACAGCCGCGCGGCCGTGTTGGTGGGGCGCGTCATATCCGCGACTGGGTCATCTATGGCCGTCCTGGCGTGATCTGGTTTGGCCACGACCTGGGAGACAGCGTCGTTGGCCCCACCCGCATGCGATCCCAGGCCCTGACCCAGTTTGCCCGCGCCCTGTTTGATCTGGCCACCAATCCCGCTCCGGCGCCTGCCGCCGACCCGCGCTGAGGATACCAAGATGCCCGACGCCCTCACCCTTGCCCCCGACCTCGCAAAACCCGCACAGGTCCCGCTCACGGCCACTGTGCAGGCCGGGGCGCTGCGTGCGGCATTGTCGTTCCTGCGTAAAGTGGCGGAGCGGCGGAGCACCCTGCCCATCCTGTCCCACATCCTGGTGCGCGGGGTGCCCGCACGGGGCGAGCGGCCCGCGCATCTGGACATGATCGCCACTGACATGGATATGCAGCTGCGCCGCACGGTGCGGGCCGATGTGCCGGCGGCGTTTGAGGGCACGCTTGATCCCTGGATCCTGGATCGCCTGCTGATGTCGCTGCCCCGGCTGGCCGATGTCACCCTGACCCTGCACGGCGATACCTGGCTTGTCGATTGCCCCGCCGCCGCCATGCACGCCAAGAACCTGATGTGCCTGTCGGTCGATGATTTCCCGCTGCTTGATAATGATCTGCGGGGACCGGTGGAGCCGGTGGAGATTGATGCGGCGGCGATGGCCGGCGCGCTGTCGCGCTGCGCCCCCTGCGCCGCCCGCGACAGTCACCGCTATTACCTGAACGGCGTCTATCTGCACCCCGCTGACCGGGACGGCACGCCGCGCGTCACGGCGGTATCGACCGATGGCCATCGCCTGATGGTCACTGGCTTTGCGAGTGACCTGCCCTTGCCGAAGGATGGCATCATCGTGCCGCGCAAGGCCGTGACCTTGATCCTGCTGATGCTGGCGGGGCAGCAGACGGCCCTGTGCGCGGTGCCGCCGACCAAACGTGAGGGCCCCGCCGCCCTGGTGGTGCGGCTGGCCGACGGAACGGAGATCATCACCAGGACCATTGATGGCACCTTCCCGGATTATCTGCGCGTCATCCCGCAGGGGGTGACCCGCACCCTGACCCTGCCGGCCGGCGATCTGCTGCGCGCCTTGCGGCTGGCTGCCGCCCCTATCCCCAGCAACACAAGCCCGGCCGTGCGGATCGCTGGTGTGGATGCAGGTCGGCTGGCCATCTCCACGGGCACACGGAGTGAAGATGGCAGCGTCACCGCGCATGTGTCGATGCAGGAACAGGGTGATCACCCCCCCCTGCCGGGAATCGGCCTCAACGCCGACTATCTGCGCGATGTCATCGACATTTTCGGCGGCGACAGCCTGATCTGGCGCTTTACCGAAGCGGAATGTCCGCAGATTTTTACGGTGCCAGACAGCACCGACATCTGCGTCCAGATGCCGATGCGGGTGTGAGGGCGCGATGATGCTGATCCCCAAAGCCAAACACCGCCGCGCCACCCGCCTGCGCACCCAGGTGCAGGATCATTACCGCGCCCTGCGCGGGGCAATGAACGCGGGCCAGGGTGGCGCCGCCATGATCGCCCTGGTCAATTGCTTCGCCATCGATGGCGATGTGATGCAGTGCCATTGCTGTGATCAGCGCCTGCATGTGACCCGCTGGCAGGAACCGTTCCGCCATGGGCTGGACGAAACCGGCATGGATTGCCCGCTGGCCGGCACTGACAATCCCTGGTCCCTGTGGTTCCAGGCTGCCGATCTGGTGCGCGGCATCGCCGACCGCACCGCCACCATGCGCCGCGCCCTCAACGCCGCCGCCGAGCGCTTCCGTGAGTACGAGGCACTGCACGCGGCCAAGCCGGACCCGGCGAAGGCCCAGCGCAACGCCGACATGGCGACCCTATGCGAAACCGCTCTGCGGGAGGGGCTGTGATGGGTGCAGACAGCAAGATCGAATGGACCGACTACACCTTTAACCCCTGGCGCGGCTGCACGGCGATCAGTCCGGCTTGCGACCATTGCTATGCCAAGACGCTGGTGGAGGGCCGCCTGTCCGGCGATTTCAGCCAGCGTGCGCGCGCCGCTGACAGCACCTGGAAACAACCGCTGGCCTGGAACCGCAAGGCCGCCAAGTTGGGCATCCGCAAGCGCGTCTTTTGCGCCTCATTGGCGGACGTGTTCGATAACCAGGTGCCGGACCAGTGGCGGATCGATCTGTGGGCGCTGATCCGCGCCACGCCGCACCTGGACTGGCTGCTGCTGACCAAGCGGCCGCAGAACATCTCGGGGATGCTGCCCGCCGATTGGGGTGATGGCTGGCCCAACGTCTGGCTGGGCGCCACGGTCGAGAACCAGACGGAGGCCGACCGCCGCATCCCGCACCTGCTGCGGGCGCCGGCGGCGGTGCGGTTTCTGTCCTGTGAGCCGCTGTTGGGGTCGTTGGATATGAAGCGGTGGATAGCAGGTGGCCGGAAGGCCAGAAAACCTGACGGCACTGAATTCATCGCGCCACATTGGTACATGACACAATGCCGGTCCTGCGGCTGGATCGGTTCGTCCGAACTGTGCGGCACAGATGTTGATTGCGGTCAGGGCGACAGTGACGTGTATTGCCCAGCCTGTCACGCCGCCGGCTGCGACAATGAGATTGCGGGCCTGGATTGGGCGATCTGCGGCGGCGAAAGCGGCACCGGTGCCCGGCCCATGCATCCAGCGTGGGCACGGTCCCTGCGGGATCAGTGCGAGGCCGCCGGGATGCCGTTCTTCTTTAAGCAGTGGGGTGAGTGGCAGGCTTACTACGACCGCGATGTCGATGATCCCGACTGGCGGAAGTGTCCCCAGACGGATGGGCAGATGGGGCGCGGCGCTACTCGCTATCTCAATCTAGCCGGCGGCTGCGGTTTCCATGGAGACAAGCTGGTTGCATTCCGCAACGTCGGCAAGAAAGCCGCCGGTCGCCTGCTGGATGGCCGCACCTGGGATCAGTTCCCGAAGGCAGGTGCGGCATGACCCTACCCCTGACCGTAAAGGATCGCATGGAGGCCCTGGGCTGGACCTTTGATTGCGACATTGATGACAGCGGCGGGCTTATCGCGGGCGCAATGAAGCTGGTCCGCACCAGCCCGACCGTTTCGCGGGTCACCGACTATCACACCGATCAGCAATTCAAGACTGACGTGGCCGCCTGCATGGCTGCGTGTCAGGCAGAGGAGGGCTGGGCATGAACATCCGCAAGGTCGATCCGCTAGGAACCGGCGTGCATGTAACCGCCCTCCCCGATGGCCGGATCAAGCTGGAGGTCTGGGCAGAGGATCGCCCGCCGCAGGATGACCCCGACGTCTATTCCCTCACCATCCCGCAGGCCCTGGAGCTGACGTCAAAGCTGCCGGTCGCGGTCCGCAACACCCTGAAAGGATTGGTCGGATGAGCGTAATACCGCCCCGCCCCCGCGTAACCGATCTGCCTATCCGCATGGCTGCGGCCCGGAAAATCCTGCCGCGCATCTATGAATGGATGGGCAAAACCCGCGAAGAACATGACGATGACGCCGACAGCCTTGCCGGCCTGATGCTGGCCGGCGCTGACGGCTATCAGCTGGCCCGCGGCCTGGAGGATGAGTGGGGCATCCAGCCCAACGCCGATCTGGTCGATGTCCTGGGCATTGCTGGCGGCCAACTTGATATGGTTCACCGTGCGGCTGTTGTCGGCTGGGTCATTGCCAACGACATCAAAACCGACCTGCGCGTCGGCCAACGGGCACAGGTCAAGTCTGGCCCGGACGCGGGGGCCGTTGGCACTATTGTCCGCGTGATGCGGGAAACCGGCACCTTGCTGCTGTGCTGCGAGGGCTTGGGCCACGTCACGGACGGCCCCGGCGTTCACGGCATCGTTTTGCCCTATGAGAATGTGGAGGCGGCACCCGCGCCCGCCCTGGAGGGTGCGGCATGACCGACGCCATGACCACCACCATCAAGGTCGAGGGCCAAACCCCCACAGAATTCCTGACCTTTTGGCTTCGCCTGGCGCAGGTCAAGGGCATGGTCGCCTCTGCTGGCGTAGCCCGCGACGACATCGCAACCGCCATCAATGCCCTGATTGCGGAGAATGACCGGCTCCGCGCCCTGGCCAAGGCTGGGTACGAGCTTTCT from Niveispirillum cyanobacteriorum includes these protein-coding regions:
- a CDS encoding phage regulatory CII family protein, which codes for MAVHRKPGSIEDHLDKALHVLSDADLESVGMLRNTLAKQSNPNQAARLTLEDAAKLDALLSARGYPAVFVSHAKAQVEAILSGLRRETAPIPLDRRMLHLCAEVGDLTGAVTRAMEDGRLELHERRNIAREAQEVIDRAVALRDAVEPPAQGDVVSIELVKAG
- a CDS encoding MT-A70 family methyltransferase, coding for MTHPLHPMTLGGYRVILADPPWSFDTYSDKGQGKSASQHYGCMTMDDIKALPVADLAHRDGAILILWCTWPLVAIGAHVDLVRAWGFEPSSGGSWAKITVEGLPCFGTGYVARDACEPFIIAKRGRMPLGWRRTERNLILAQRREHSRKTEEMRQMLDRALPGTAKADLFSREGRPGWDCWGAEAGKFDGVAA
- a CDS encoding S24 family peptidase; protein product: MELDQPRLNILRLIADSESDMANVSKAVGKSHSYLQQYIKRGSPRHLPEDVREALAKFFAVDEALFRSGDASVKAAAEKWGDGGDDRDPPAAAQAPEFNDAISELDIRASAGPGALVESDIEAVIDHWRIPPAVLRNQTASTTGSLKIITVKGDSMAPDFMPGERVLVDTADKLPSPAGVFVLWDGFGLVIKRVEMIPYSNPPMARLISRNSQFQAYECLAEEVQISGRVIGKWHWT
- a CDS encoding phage Gp37/Gp68 family protein, which encodes MGADSKIEWTDYTFNPWRGCTAISPACDHCYAKTLVEGRLSGDFSQRARAADSTWKQPLAWNRKAAKLGIRKRVFCASLADVFDNQVPDQWRIDLWALIRATPHLDWLLLTKRPQNISGMLPADWGDGWPNVWLGATVENQTEADRRIPHLLRAPAAVRFLSCEPLLGSLDMKRWIAGGRKARKPDGTEFIAPHWYMTQCRSCGWIGSSELCGTDVDCGQGDSDVYCPACHAAGCDNEIAGLDWAICGGESGTGARPMHPAWARSLRDQCEAAGMPFFFKQWGEWQAYYDRDVDDPDWRKCPQTDGQMGRGATRYLNLAGGCGFHGDKLVAFRNVGKKAAGRLLDGRTWDQFPKAGAA
- a CDS encoding helix-turn-helix transcriptional regulator; this translates as MGADKDSLTILGKLRRARAEAGRSQKEVAALIGVSERTVHSWESAHTAPDLEQLCRWARVLDLCAVLSPVEPAKAGGQAT
- a CDS encoding DNA polymerase III subunit beta; translation: MPDALTLAPDLAKPAQVPLTATVQAGALRAALSFLRKVAERRSTLPILSHILVRGVPARGERPAHLDMIATDMDMQLRRTVRADVPAAFEGTLDPWILDRLLMSLPRLADVTLTLHGDTWLVDCPAAAMHAKNLMCLSVDDFPLLDNDLRGPVEPVEIDAAAMAGALSRCAPCAARDSHRYYLNGVYLHPADRDGTPRVTAVSTDGHRLMVTGFASDLPLPKDGIIVPRKAVTLILLMLAGQQTALCAVPPTKREGPAALVVRLADGTEIITRTIDGTFPDYLRVIPQGVTRTLTLPAGDLLRALRLAAAPIPSNTSPAVRIAGVDAGRLAISTGTRSEDGSVTAHVSMQEQGDHPPLPGIGLNADYLRDVIDIFGGDSLIWRFTEAECPQIFTVPDSTDICVQMPMRV
- a CDS encoding DUF2312 domain-containing protein yields the protein MSDAATSQDVGGIAADRLRSFVERIERLEEEKKGIQDDIKDIYAEAKGTGFDTKVMRQIIRIRAMEKEDRQEMDSLLELYKAALGIE
- a CDS encoding KOW motif-containing protein; the protein is MSVIPPRPRVTDLPIRMAAARKILPRIYEWMGKTREEHDDDADSLAGLMLAGADGYQLARGLEDEWGIQPNADLVDVLGIAGGQLDMVHRAAVVGWVIANDIKTDLRVGQRAQVKSGPDAGAVGTIVRVMRETGTLLLCCEGLGHVTDGPGVHGIVLPYENVEAAPAPALEGAA